In a single window of the Cucumis melo cultivar AY chromosome 11, USDA_Cmelo_AY_1.0, whole genome shotgun sequence genome:
- the LOC103490440 gene encoding protein FAR1-RELATED SEQUENCE 9, with protein sequence MSGGRQRTLVVGIQHVLDYLKRMQAENPAFYYAVQGDGDHHSGANIFWADATCRMNYTYFGDTVVLDTTFRTNQYRVPLAAFSGFNHHGQPVLFGCALVLYESESSFIWLFQTWLQAMSGRQPISITTDPDRLIQVAVAQVLPGTRHRFCKWAIFRETQEKLSHLCQSHPTFETEFRKCVNEAETIEEFESCWEALLNRYYIMDNEWLQLMYGARQQWVPVYMRDTFFGEMSINESYKSLNLFFDGYVTASTSMQMLVRQYEKAMASWHEKELKADYDTINSMPVLKTPSPMEKQAADLYSRRIFRKFQEELVETLANPATKIDDTGTVATYRVAKFGEDHKAHAVSFNSLEMKANCSCQLFEYLGIICRHILAVFRAKNVLTLPSQYVLKRWTRNARNGAVIDDHDSELPNEAGDSSTVRYNNLRQGAIKYVEEGAKSIHIYNVAMEALKEASRKVAAVKNRGPGATNGDIMANGVVGVLVATEENQTATYQSVEQKEKKIRELSAELEKTNQRCEVYRANLLAVLRDMEEQKLKLSVKVQNARLSLKE encoded by the exons ATGAGTGGTGGCCGGCAGCGGACCCTTGTGGTTGGGATTCAGCATGTTTTGGACTATCTGAAACGAATGCAGGCTGAGAATCCTGCTTTTTATTATGCAGTCCAGGGCGATGGTGATCATCACTCTGGGGCGAATATCTTTTGGGCTGATGCAACGTGTAGAATGAATTATACTTACTTTGGGGACACTGTTGTACTAGATACAACATTTAGAACAAATCAGTATAGGGTGCCTCTTGCTGCCTTTTCAGGGTTTAATCATCATGGTCAGCCAGTGTTGTTTGGATGTGCGTTGGTTCTTTATGAGTCTGAATCCTCATTCATTTGGCTCTTCCAAACTTGGCTTCAAGCAATGTCTGGCCGCCAACCAATTTCCATTACAACGGACCCAGATAGGCTTATCCAGGTTGCCGTTGCACAAGTTCTTCCAGGTACTCGCCATCGTTTTTGCAAATGGGCTATATTCAGAGAAACTCAGGAGAAGTTGTCTCATCTTTGCCAATCTCATCCTACCTTTGAAACCGAGTTTAGAAAATGTGTTAATGAGGCTGAGACAATTGAAGAATTTGAGTCCTGCTGGGAAGCCCTTCTGAATAGATATTACATTATGGACAATGAGTGGCTTCAGTTAATGTATGGTGCTAGACAACAGTGGGTACCTGTCTACATGAGGGACACTTTCTTTGGAGAAATGTCAATAAATGAGAGCTATAAAAGTTTGAATTTGTTTTTTGATGGATATGTTACTGCATCCACCTCTATGCAGATGTTGGTTAGACAGTATGAAAAGGCCATGGCAAGCTGGCatgaaaaagaattaaaagctGATTACGATACAATTAACTCTATGCCTGTCCTGAAGACACCATCTCCTATGGAGAAACAGGCTGCAGATCTATATTCAAGGAGGATATTCAGAAAGTTCCAGGAGGAATTGGTAGAAACTCTTGCCAATCCTGCAACCAAAATTGATGACACAGGAACAGTTGCTACTTATCGAGTAGCAAAATTTGGGGAAGACCATAAAGCCCATGCTGTTAGTTTTAATTCATTAGAGATGAAAGCCAATTGCAGTTGTCAGCTGTTTGAATATTTGGGAATAATTTGCAGGCATATATTAGCGGTTTTTAGGGCAAAAAATGTTCTTACACTTCCTTCTCAATATGTATTGAAACGGTGGACCAGAAATGCCAGAAATGGAGCTGTAATAGATGATCATGATTCAGAACTACCAAATGAAGCTGGAGATTCTTCTACTGTTAGGTACAATAATCTTCGTCAAGGAGCAATCAAGTATGTTGAAGAAGGAGCGAAGTCAATTCATATTTATAATGTGGCTATGGAGGCCCTAAAAGAGGCCTCTAGAAAGGTTGCTGCTGTGAAGAATCGGGGCCCTGGAGCTACTAACGGTGATATTATGGCCAATGGAGTTGTTGGGGTTTTGGTTGCAACAGAAGAAAATCAGACGGCAACCTATCAATCAGTG GaacaaaaggagaaaaaaattcGTGAGCTTTCTGCAGAGTTGGAAAAAACAAATCAACGTTGTGAAGTATATAGAGCAAATCTCCTAGCTGTTCTAAGGGACATGGAAGAACAGAAGTTGAAGCTATCTGTGAAGGTCCAAAATGCAAGGCTTAGTTTGAAAGAGTGA